In one Erinaceus europaeus chromosome 3, mEriEur2.1, whole genome shotgun sequence genomic region, the following are encoded:
- the DSPP gene encoding dentin sialophosphoprotein, with product MKILLCLCIWAAAWAIPVPQIKPLERHGTGKSVDLNLPEKLKETIQDDESKANTKGNGVPLHANDKGRQSCTKDCYKDERKGSEWAEGGGKNSFAHPMLTNEVGNTEVKKAGTGEPGTYGHDEIHTQEASTPANGIQVQVSITDMAGAASGADVNGNTDTRSTYGGVGDASQCEDTTVAQEDQQQGTGNSNNTYPEEEVNGDSCGNEGDASKVTPPTEGGPNGNEETVVTPGGGAPGIRGDGGLDNSGGSPSGDGTDEDEDQGSGDDEGEEMENREKGLVSKGPESEGHQEEDGNNSLDENSLSSEDVKEESHGMNGDNISKSEEDADGIPVDNGSQRVEDTPIISHKENQDTETRITQESEASTTGKFPDKGIEFKGPSNDDRSNATKEAGDVTENKENKGKHVVIVGKGVVKTQGEGDSLKGGGQKSEPGNTAGHSQTNSASNSDGYDSYEFDDESMQGDDPNSSDESDGKDNAGSESDHDSGSQGDASSLFDESKDNGDDSDSNGGNDDNESISDASDSDSNGNDDNGGSNNGKSDSESSISSDSDNKSDSNDGGDSSDSSDSSDSSDSSDSSNSSDSSDSSDSNDSSDSSDSSDSSDSSDSSDSSDSSDSSDSSDSSDSSDSSDSSDSSDSSDSSDSSDSSDSSDSSDSSDSSDSSDSSDSSDSSDSSDSSDSSDSSDSSGSSDSSDSSDSSDSSDSSDSSDSSDSSDSSNSSDSSDSSDSSDSSDSSDSSDSSDSNDSSDSSDSSNSSDSSDSSDSSDSSDSSDSSDRNDNSDSSDSSDSKSDSNDSKSDSSDSSNSSDNKSDSSDSSNSSDSSDSSDSSDSSDSSNSSDSSDSSDSSDSSDSSDSSDSSDSSDSSDSSDSSDSSNSSDSSDSSDSSNSSDSSDSNDSDDSSDSSDSSDSSDSSDSSDSKSDSSDENDSKSKPGGNGNNNGSDSSDSNSEGSNSHHSTSDD from the exons ATGAAGATTCTCCTATGTCTTTGCATTTGGGCAGCAGCCTGGGCCATCCCA GTTCCTCAAATCAAGCCACTGGAGAGACATGGTACTGGCAAATCTGTGGATTTAAATCttccagaaaaattgaaagagacaaTACAG gATGATGAGTCAAAAGCAAACACCAAAGGAAACGGTGTGCCTCTGCATGCAAATGACAAAGGAAGGCAGTCATGTACCAAAGACTGTTATAAAGATGAGAGAAAAGGCTCTGAGTgggcagaaggaggaggaaagaactcTTTTGCACACCCCATGCTAACAAATGAAGTGGGTAACACTGAGGTTAAGAAGGCAGGTACAGGAGAACCAGGAACATATGGTCATGATGAGATACACACACAAGAAGCTAGCACCCCAGCAAATGGCATCCAGGTACAAGTCAGCATCACTGACATGGCTGGAGCAGCAAGTGGAGCTGATgttaatggaaacactgatacaCGTTCAACTTATGGGGGTGTTGGAGATGCAAGTCAGTGTGAGGACACCACTGTGGCCCAGGAAGATCAGCAGCAAGGAACTGGGAACAGTAACAATACCTACCCTGAGGAAGAAGTAAATGGGGATTCTTGTGGAAATGAGGGTGATGCAAGCAAAGTAACCCCTCCAACAGAAGGTGGACCAAATGGGAATGAGGAGACAGTGGTAACACCAGGGGGAGGTGCACCGGGAATTAGAGGAGACGGTGGCCTGGATAATTCTGGTGGGAGTCCTAGTGGGGATGGAACAGACGAGGATGAAGACCAGGGCTCTGGTGATGATGAAGGTGAAGAAATGGAGAATAGAGAAAAAGGCCTTGTAAGCAAGGGCCCAGAGAGCGAGGGGCATCAAGAAGAGGATGGTAACAATAGCTTAGATGAAAATTCACTTAGTAGTGAAGATGTCAAAGAAGAGTCTCACGGCATGAATGGAGACAACATCTCTAAGAGCGAGGAAGATGCTGACGGTATTCCAGTAGACAATggtagccaaagagtagaagacaCCCCAATAATCAGTCACAAAGAAAACCAAGATACAGAAACTAGAATTACCCAAGAATCAGAGGCAAGCACTACAGGGAAATTCCCTGATAAG GGAATAGAATTCAAAGGTCCCAGCAATGATGACAGAAGCAATGCTACCAAAGAAGCTGGGGATGTCACtgaaaataaagagaacaaaGGAAAGCATGTCGTGATTGTGGGGAAAGGTGTTGTCAAGACACAAGGAGAAGGTGACAGCCTGAAAGGAGGTGGCCAGAAATCAGAACCTGGAAACACAGCTGGACACAGCCAAACCAATAGTGCCAGTAACAGTGATGGGTATGACAGCTATGAGTTTGATGATGAATCCATGCAGGGAGATGACCCAAACAGCAGTGATGAGTCTGATGGCAAAGATAATGCTGGCTCTGAGAGTGACCATGACAGCGGTAGCCAAGGAGATGCCTCTTCtctctttgatgaatcaaaagaTAATGGTGACGATAGTGATTCAAATGGAGGCAATGATGACAATGAAAGCATATCAGATGCTAGTGACAGTGACAGTAATGGTAATGATGACAATGGGGGCAGTAACAATGGCAAATCAGACAGTGAAAGCAGCATTAGCAGTGACAGTGACAACAAATCAGACAGTAATGATGGTGGTGACAGTAGTGACAGCAGTGATAGTAGTGACAGTAGTGACAGCAGCGATAGCAGCAACAGCAGTGACAGCAGTGACAGTAGTGACAGCAACGATAGCAGTGACAGCAGTGACAGCAGTGATAGTAGTGACAGCAGTGATAGTAGTGACAGTAGTGATAGCAGTGACAGCAGTGATAGCAGTGACAGCAGTGATAGTAGTGACAGCAGTGATAGTAGTGACAGCAGTGATAGCAGTGACAGCAGTGATAGTAGTGACAGCAGTGATAGTAGTGACAGCAGTGATAGTAGTGATAGCAGTGACAGCAGTGATAGCAGTGATAGTAGTGACAGCAGTGATAGTAGTGACAGCAGTGATAGTAGTGACAGCAGTGATAGCAGTGGTAGTAGTGACAGCAGTGATAGTAGTGATAGCAGTGACAGTAGTGACAGCAGTGACAGTAGTGACAGCAGTGACAGTAGTGACAGCAGTAACAGCAGTGACAGCAGTGACAGCAGTGATAGTAGTGACAGCAGTGATAGTAGTGATAGCAGTGACAGTAGTGACAGCAATGACAGTAGTGACAGCAGTGATAGCAGTAACAGCAGTGACAGTAGTGACAGCAGTGACAGCAGTGATAGTAGTGACAGCAGTGACAGCAGTGACAGAAATGACAATAGTGACAGCAGTGATAGTAGTGACAGTAAAtcagacagcaatgacagcaagtCAGACAGCAgtgacagcagcaacagcagtgaTAATAAATCAGATAGCAgtgacagcagcaacagcagtgaCAGCAGTGATAGCAGTGATAGCAGTGACAGCAGTGATAGCAGCAACAGCAGCGACAGCAGTGATAGCAGTGACAGTAGTGACAGCAGTGACAGCAGTGACAGTAGTGACAGCAGTGACAGCAGTGATAGCAGTGACAGTAGTGACAGCAGTGATAGCAGCAACAGCAGTGACAGCAGTGATAGCAGTGATAGCAGCAACAGCAGTGACAGTAGTGATAGCAATGACAGTGATGACAGCAGTGACAGTAGTGATAGTAGTGACAGCAGTGACAGTAGTGACAGCAGTGACAGCAAATCAGACAGCAGTGATGAGAATGACAGCAAGAGCAAGCCTGGCGGTAATGGTAACAACAATGGAAGTGACAGCAGTGATAGCAATAGTGAAGGTAGTAACAGCCATCACTCAACTAGCGATGATTAA